One region of Sphingomonas adhaesiva genomic DNA includes:
- a CDS encoding sigma-54-dependent transcriptional regulator: MTTLLLDDDATLRAVLRQAFELEDMEVEVAADPVAALARVTPEFAGVVVTDVRMPGMDGLELFRRIRSVDEDIPVIVMTGHADVPMVIDVLKQGVFDFIPKPFAADHLIACVRRAIDRRRLVLENRALRAAAARAQEGDVLIGETAVMVRLREMLRQIAQADIDVLVEGETGTGKELAALLLHRWGPRRARPFVAVNCAALPSGLAEAELFGYAPGVHAQYRGGHPGRIEMSNGGTLFLDEIGSMPPAVQGAMLRVIEEREVTVIGGDRPRPIDLRIVAATNVELDDAVREGRFRKDLYYRLNPVRVRVPPLRERISDVPLLFAHFLDEVARSEGRALPPLGREVHAYLVAHDWPGNVRELRGYARRTMLGLPLDRGDESHADLPTQVAAFEARIIRDCLVRCGGDIATALATLGIGRNTLYDKLKRYGIRPADYR, translated from the coding sequence GTGACCACGTTGCTCCTCGACGACGATGCGACGCTGCGCGCGGTGCTGCGCCAGGCGTTCGAGCTGGAGGATATGGAGGTCGAGGTCGCGGCCGATCCGGTGGCGGCGCTGGCGCGGGTGACGCCGGAGTTCGCCGGCGTCGTCGTCACCGACGTGCGCATGCCGGGAATGGACGGGCTGGAGCTGTTCCGGCGTATCCGGTCGGTCGACGAGGACATCCCCGTCATCGTCATGACCGGCCACGCCGATGTCCCGATGGTCATCGACGTGCTCAAACAGGGTGTATTCGACTTCATCCCGAAGCCGTTCGCCGCCGATCACCTGATCGCCTGCGTGCGCCGCGCGATCGACCGGCGGCGACTGGTGCTGGAGAACCGCGCGCTGCGCGCCGCGGCGGCGCGCGCGCAGGAGGGGGACGTCCTGATCGGCGAGACCGCGGTCATGGTGCGCCTGCGCGAGATGCTGCGCCAGATCGCGCAGGCCGACATCGACGTGCTGGTGGAGGGCGAGACCGGCACCGGCAAGGAACTCGCCGCGCTGTTGCTGCACCGCTGGGGGCCGCGGCGCGCGCGCCCGTTCGTCGCGGTCAATTGCGCCGCGCTGCCGAGCGGCCTCGCCGAGGCTGAGCTGTTCGGCTATGCGCCGGGCGTCCATGCGCAATATCGCGGCGGGCACCCCGGCCGCATCGAGATGTCGAACGGCGGCACGCTGTTCCTGGACGAGATCGGCAGCATGCCGCCGGCGGTGCAGGGCGCGATGCTGCGGGTGATCGAGGAGCGCGAGGTGACGGTCATCGGCGGCGATCGTCCGCGCCCGATCGACCTGCGCATCGTCGCCGCCACCAATGTCGAGCTGGACGATGCGGTGCGCGAGGGCCGGTTCCGCAAGGACCTCTATTACCGCCTCAACCCGGTACGGGTCCGCGTGCCCCCGCTGCGCGAGCGGATCAGCGACGTGCCGCTGCTCTTCGCGCACTTCCTCGACGAGGTCGCGCGCAGCGAGGGTCGGGCGCTGCCCCCGCTCGGCCGCGAGGTGCACGCCTATCTCGTCGCGCACGACTGGCCCGGCAACGTCCGCGAGCTTCGCGGATATGCGCGGCGCACGATGCTGGGACTGCCGCTCGACCGCGGTGACGAGAGCCACGCCGATCTGCCGACGCAGGTGGCGGCGTTCGAGGCGCGCATCATCCGCGACTGCCTGGTGCGATGCGGCGGCGACATCGCCACCGCGCTGGCGACGCTGGGGATCGGGCGGAACACGCTGTACGACAAATTGAAGCGCTACGGGATCCGCCCGGCGGACTATCGCTGA
- a CDS encoding sensor histidine kinase, giving the protein MSADARFDWLRWAAVAWALVALVVLFAVAFGSSARRDAIEQARTQAVRRAALEAGALAAEVEKFRVLPFVLVELPDVAEALTAGGAGTQRLDRTLRALAQQTGATVFYAIARDGIARSASNAGDPDSFVGHDFRFRPYFVDSLRNSQSEYFAQGSVTGRPGLFLARRAGTAAAPAGVVVVKIEFDRIERLWRSATQSVLVVDRDGVIVVGSDRGRRFRTIMPLSPERRAVIARSRQFGDIVPGDAGLRIADGVARTADGTRFLLVEQPLPSLNWRLLHLEPLAPVLAAADDRTRVATLVIAVVLTAAAGLVYWGMTRRRRAHAAREFLESEVLRRTAELTDAYRDLQAEGEERALADSRYRAAREELAQANRLGSIGTITTSVAHELNQPLAAIRTAAENGQKLLARERIDETRENLSLIVALTQRIASITGELLSYARRGRSEPALVPLDEIVDGALLLVGDTFRRAGVVLEIVRAPDLPRLRVARIRIEQVLVNLLTNALDAVAGVSGARVVLKVERRGDAVRLGVADNGGGVDPAMAEAIFQPFYTGKPAGTGLGLGISREIVQDHGGTLHVTRSEAGGALFVVDLPLEKERVP; this is encoded by the coding sequence ATGTCCGCGGACGCGCGATTCGACTGGCTGCGTTGGGCAGCGGTGGCCTGGGCGCTCGTCGCGCTGGTAGTGCTGTTCGCCGTCGCGTTCGGATCGTCGGCGCGACGCGACGCGATCGAGCAGGCGCGCACGCAGGCGGTGCGGCGCGCCGCGCTGGAGGCCGGGGCACTCGCGGCCGAGGTCGAGAAGTTTCGCGTCCTGCCCTTCGTGCTGGTCGAGTTGCCCGACGTGGCGGAGGCGCTGACCGCCGGCGGCGCGGGGACGCAGCGGCTGGACCGCACGCTGCGCGCGCTGGCGCAGCAGACCGGCGCCACGGTCTTCTACGCGATCGCCCGCGACGGGATCGCGCGATCCGCCTCGAACGCGGGGGACCCCGACAGCTTCGTCGGGCACGACTTCCGCTTCCGCCCCTATTTCGTGGACAGCCTGCGCAACAGCCAGAGCGAGTATTTCGCGCAGGGCAGCGTCACCGGGCGGCCGGGCCTGTTCCTGGCCCGGCGCGCGGGAACGGCGGCCGCGCCCGCCGGGGTCGTGGTGGTGAAGATCGAGTTCGACCGGATCGAGCGACTGTGGCGCTCCGCGACGCAGAGCGTGCTGGTGGTCGATCGCGACGGGGTGATCGTCGTCGGCTCCGATCGCGGGCGGCGGTTCCGCACGATCATGCCGCTGTCGCCCGAGCGCCGCGCCGTCATCGCGCGGTCGCGTCAGTTCGGCGACATCGTGCCGGGGGATGCCGGGCTGCGCATCGCGGACGGGGTGGCGCGCACCGCGGACGGCACGCGGTTCCTGCTCGTCGAACAGCCGCTGCCCAGCCTCAACTGGCGGTTGCTCCATCTGGAGCCGCTGGCGCCGGTGCTGGCGGCGGCGGACGACCGCACGCGCGTGGCGACGCTGGTGATCGCGGTCGTCCTGACGGCCGCCGCGGGGCTCGTCTATTGGGGCATGACGCGACGCCGCCGCGCGCACGCCGCGCGCGAGTTCCTGGAGAGCGAGGTCCTGCGGCGCACCGCCGAGCTGACCGATGCCTATCGCGATCTGCAGGCCGAGGGGGAGGAGCGCGCGCTCGCGGACAGCCGCTACCGTGCCGCGCGCGAGGAATTGGCGCAGGCGAACCGGCTGGGGTCGATCGGGACGATCACCACCAGCGTGGCGCATGAGCTCAACCAGCCGCTCGCCGCGATCCGGACCGCGGCAGAAAACGGGCAGAAGCTGCTGGCGCGCGAGCGGATCGACGAGACGAGGGAGAATCTGTCGCTGATCGTCGCGCTGACGCAGCGGATCGCGTCGATCACCGGGGAATTGCTGTCCTACGCGCGCCGCGGACGCAGCGAGCCCGCGCTGGTGCCGCTGGACGAGATCGTCGACGGGGCGCTGCTGCTGGTCGGCGACACGTTCCGGCGCGCCGGGGTCGTGCTGGAGATCGTGCGCGCGCCGGATCTGCCGCGGCTGCGGGTCGCGCGGATCCGCATCGAACAGGTGCTGGTCAACCTGCTGACCAACGCGCTGGACGCGGTCGCCGGGGTGTCCGGCGCGCGCGTGGTGCTGAAGGTCGAGCGCCGCGGCGACGCGGTGCGGCTGGGCGTCGCCGACAATGGCGGCGGCGTCGATCCGGCCATGGCGGAGGCGATCTTCCAGCCCTTCTACACCGGCAAGCCCGCGGGCACCGGGCTGGGGCTCGGCATCTCGCGCGAGATCGTCCAGGACCATGGCGGCACCCTGCACGTCACGAGGAGCGAGGCGGGCGGCGCGCTGTTCGTGGTGGACCTGCCGCTGGAGAAGGAACGGGTGCCGTGA
- a CDS encoding TonB-dependent receptor plug domain-containing protein: MATSGRQKRWQYLCGVAALLLPASAIAQQQTPPDASPQDPAAVAEQDGDRSTDIVVTGSRSQQARSNVDTPAPVDVVNAEQLTETGQVEVSQMINFVAPSFNSAKQTIANGTDHIDPATLRGLGPDQTLLLLNGKRQHTTALVNVNSTVGRGSVGYDLNAIPAAAVERIEVLRDGAAAQYGSDAIAGVINVGLKRRDNGVEWRNQAGITKQGDGRILQSSVNAGFKLGDAGFLNATLSVIDRGFTDRSGTYNNTVYLAPLPATRFPGYSFSVPLTAAEQTRQAQDEAIVQQRRFDRRNMIVGNSAAQTYSGFVNMGAPLGDWEGYGFGGWTHRNGRAAGFYRYPNNARTSNLSLFPDGYLPFIETGIDDYTVAGGVRRGGRGEWVIDVSSKFGGNQITFDVDNSINASLGNATPTHFYAGKLTFQQFTNNADLSKAYDGLFGTRTFNVALGAELRFDRYAIGAGQPESYLDYNPPGTPAAQVKASGVQVFGGFRPDNVVSEGRRAIGVYLDLESDITDRLLVSTAVRYENYSDFGGNVSGKLVGRYKLTEALALRGGINRGFRAPSLHQRFFSSVSTQFITVNGVNQQREVTTVRNDSEIARRLGVPSLKPETSWSYSAGATLSLGRALNVTADLYQIDIKDRIVISGRFSNTIPALATFFAGTNVTEAQFFTNAIDTRTRGLDVVATSMHDLMDGKLTASLALNLNKTEIQGGVRTPPQLAGFGETLLNREERGRIEVNQPRSKIIGTLIYEVGPWLARIAATRFGEITTVAPQLPEQDQTFSPKVVTDISFAYRFTEAVELQVGANNFFDVYPDRVRDPRLTNDGTVPYSRFATQFGFNGASYYAALNFKF, encoded by the coding sequence ATGGCGACGTCGGGGCGGCAGAAGCGGTGGCAATATCTCTGCGGCGTGGCGGCATTGCTGCTTCCCGCATCGGCGATCGCGCAGCAGCAGACACCGCCCGATGCCTCGCCGCAGGATCCCGCGGCGGTCGCGGAACAGGACGGCGACCGCAGCACCGACATCGTCGTGACGGGATCGCGCTCGCAGCAGGCGCGCAGCAACGTGGACACGCCCGCGCCGGTCGACGTCGTCAACGCCGAGCAGCTGACCGAGACCGGCCAGGTCGAAGTGTCGCAGATGATCAACTTCGTCGCGCCGTCGTTCAATTCGGCCAAGCAGACGATCGCCAACGGCACCGACCATATCGATCCCGCCACCCTGCGCGGCCTGGGCCCGGACCAGACGCTGCTGCTGCTCAACGGCAAGCGCCAGCACACCACCGCGCTCGTCAACGTCAACTCCACCGTCGGGCGCGGCTCCGTCGGCTACGACCTCAACGCCATTCCCGCCGCCGCGGTGGAGCGGATCGAGGTGCTGCGCGACGGCGCCGCCGCGCAATATGGGTCGGATGCGATCGCGGGCGTCATCAACGTCGGGCTCAAGCGGCGCGACAACGGCGTCGAATGGCGCAACCAGGCCGGCATCACGAAGCAGGGCGACGGCCGCATCCTGCAGTCCAGCGTCAATGCCGGGTTCAAGCTGGGCGATGCGGGCTTCCTCAACGCCACGCTGTCGGTCATCGACCGCGGCTTCACCGATCGCTCGGGCACGTACAACAACACCGTATATCTGGCGCCGCTGCCGGCGACGCGCTTCCCAGGCTACAGTTTCTCCGTCCCGCTGACCGCCGCGGAACAGACGCGCCAGGCGCAGGACGAGGCGATCGTGCAGCAGCGCCGCTTCGACCGGCGCAACATGATCGTCGGCAATTCCGCGGCGCAGACCTATTCGGGCTTCGTCAACATGGGCGCGCCGCTGGGCGACTGGGAAGGCTATGGCTTCGGCGGCTGGACCCATCGCAACGGGCGCGCGGCGGGCTTCTACCGCTATCCCAACAACGCGCGCACGAGCAACCTGTCGCTGTTCCCCGACGGCTATCTGCCCTTCATCGAAACCGGGATCGACGATTACACCGTGGCGGGCGGCGTGCGGCGCGGCGGGCGCGGCGAGTGGGTGATCGACGTCAGCAGCAAGTTCGGCGGCAACCAGATCACGTTCGACGTCGACAATTCGATCAACGCGTCGCTGGGCAATGCCACCCCGACGCACTTCTACGCCGGCAAGCTGACGTTCCAGCAATTCACCAACAACGCCGATCTGTCGAAGGCGTATGACGGCCTGTTCGGCACCAGGACGTTCAACGTCGCCCTGGGCGCGGAACTGCGCTTCGACCGCTACGCGATCGGCGCGGGGCAGCCCGAATCCTATCTCGACTACAACCCCCCCGGCACCCCCGCGGCGCAGGTGAAGGCGTCGGGCGTGCAGGTCTTCGGCGGCTTCCGCCCCGACAACGTGGTCAGCGAAGGCCGCCGCGCGATCGGCGTGTACCTCGACCTGGAAAGCGACATCACCGACCGGCTGCTGGTCAGCACCGCGGTCCGGTACGAGAATTACAGCGACTTTGGCGGCAACGTGTCGGGCAAGCTGGTCGGCCGCTACAAGCTGACCGAGGCGCTGGCGCTGCGCGGCGGCATCAACCGCGGGTTCCGCGCACCGTCGCTGCACCAGCGCTTCTTCAGTTCGGTGTCGACGCAGTTCATCACGGTGAACGGCGTCAACCAGCAGCGCGAGGTCACCACCGTCCGCAACGATTCCGAGATCGCGCGCCGGCTGGGCGTGCCGTCGCTGAAGCCGGAGACGTCGTGGAGCTATTCGGCGGGCGCGACGCTGTCGCTGGGCCGCGCGCTGAACGTCACCGCCGACCTCTATCAGATCGACATCAAGGACCGCATCGTCATTTCCGGGCGGTTCAGCAACACCATCCCGGCGCTGGCGACCTTCTTCGCGGGCACCAACGTGACCGAGGCACAGTTCTTCACCAACGCGATCGACACCCGCACCCGCGGGCTCGACGTGGTGGCGACCAGCATGCACGACCTGATGGACGGCAAGCTGACCGCCAGCCTCGCGCTGAACCTCAACAAGACCGAGATCCAGGGCGGCGTCCGCACGCCCCCGCAGCTCGCCGGCTTCGGCGAGACGCTGCTCAACCGCGAGGAGCGCGGCCGGATCGAGGTCAATCAGCCGCGCAGCAAGATCATCGGCACGCTGATCTACGAGGTCGGGCCCTGGCTGGCCCGCATCGCCGCCACCCGCTTCGGCGAGATCACCACGGTCGCGCCGCAGCTGCCCGAACAGGACCAGACCTTCTCGCCGAAGGTCGTCACCGACATCTCCTTCGCCTATCGCTTCACCGAGGCGGTGGAATTGCAGGTCGGCGCGAACAACTTCTTCGACGTCTATCCCGATCGCGTGCGCGATCCGCGCCTGACCAACGACGGCACGGTTCCGTACAGCCGCTTCGCCACGCAATTTGGCTTCAACGGCGCCTCCTATTACGCAGCATTGAACTTCAAATTCTGA
- a CDS encoding MFS transporter, whose product MTRTIDEPAPGGTGRTDPPTTLSRDRLKAIIGGSTGNLVEWYDWYAYAAFTLYFAPHFFPSDNATAQLLGAAAVFAVGFFMRPLGAWIMGIYADRRGRKSGLALSVTLMCAGSLLIAVSPTYDSVGLLAPAILVVARLMQGLSVGGEYGASATYLSEMAGKGRRGFFSSFQYVTLIGGQLVAIGVLLALQATMAEAALEAWGWRIPFAIGALLAVVVFWIRRGLAETESFKNARDSAAPKSGMFALFRHHPREAFTVMLLTAGGTLAFYAYSIYMQKFLVNTSGFDRETASRINGGTLFLFMLLQPIAGALSDRIGRKPLLIGFGVAGVLFTYPLFATLETTRDPVVAFLLVLGGLVIVTGYTSINAVVKAELFPAHIRALGVALPYALANTIFGGTAEYVALSFKNAGMERGFYWYVTAMIAVSLIVYIRMRDTRITSAIAED is encoded by the coding sequence ATGACACGGACGATAGACGAGCCCGCCCCCGGCGGGACCGGCAGGACCGATCCCCCGACGACGCTGTCGCGGGACCGGCTGAAGGCGATCATCGGCGGGTCGACCGGCAATCTGGTCGAATGGTACGACTGGTATGCCTATGCGGCGTTCACGCTCTATTTCGCGCCGCATTTCTTCCCCTCGGACAATGCGACCGCGCAGCTGCTGGGCGCAGCGGCGGTGTTCGCGGTCGGCTTCTTCATGCGACCGCTGGGCGCGTGGATCATGGGAATCTATGCCGACCGCAGGGGGCGCAAGAGCGGGCTGGCGCTGTCGGTGACGCTGATGTGCGCGGGCTCGCTGCTGATCGCAGTCTCGCCCACCTATGACAGCGTCGGGCTGCTCGCGCCCGCGATCCTGGTCGTCGCGCGGCTGATGCAGGGACTGTCGGTGGGCGGCGAATATGGCGCCAGCGCCACCTATCTGTCGGAGATGGCAGGCAAGGGGCGGCGCGGCTTCTTCTCCTCGTTCCAATATGTCACGCTGATCGGCGGACAGCTGGTCGCGATCGGCGTGCTGCTGGCGCTGCAGGCGACGATGGCCGAGGCGGCGCTGGAGGCCTGGGGCTGGCGCATCCCGTTCGCGATCGGCGCGCTGCTCGCGGTCGTCGTCTTCTGGATCCGCCGCGGGCTCGCCGAGACCGAGAGCTTCAAGAACGCCAGGGACAGCGCAGCGCCCAAGTCGGGCATGTTCGCGCTGTTCAGGCACCACCCGCGCGAGGCGTTCACGGTGATGCTGCTGACCGCGGGGGGCACCCTCGCCTTCTACGCCTATTCGATCTACATGCAGAAGTTCCTGGTCAATACCAGCGGCTTCGACCGCGAGACCGCATCGCGGATCAACGGCGGCACGCTGTTCCTCTTCATGCTGCTGCAACCGATCGCCGGCGCGCTGAGCGACCGGATCGGGCGCAAGCCGCTGCTGATCGGGTTCGGCGTGGCGGGGGTGCTGTTCACCTATCCGCTGTTCGCCACGCTGGAGACGACGCGCGATCCGGTCGTCGCGTTCCTGCTGGTGCTGGGCGGGCTGGTGATCGTGACCGGCTATACCTCGATCAACGCGGTGGTGAAGGCGGAGCTGTTCCCCGCGCACATCCGCGCGCTGGGCGTCGCGCTGCCCTATGCGCTCGCCAACACGATCTTCGGCGGGACCGCGGAATATGTCGCGCTCAGCTTCAAGAACGCGGGCATGGAGCGCGGCTTCTACTGGTACGTCACCGCGATGATCGCGGTCTCGCTGATCGTTTACATCCGGATGCGCGATACCCGTATCACCAGCGCCATCGCCGAGGATTGA
- a CDS encoding cytochrome P450, with protein MMQAGANVSDVDAAIVDPTTYADEERYHALMTQLRRDDPLHLCTPPGFRPFRVVTRHADIRRVELDSRTFINYPRMNLQPLEMEERVMAATGGRRYTARHLVVMDAPEHQHYRGLTQRWFLGKQLRPLEDRIRDLAREAIDDMAARGGSCDFVEDVALWFPLRVILMTLGLGRDDERFLMKITQEIFGPDDPDNRRSTSPDARFETIAEFSRWCDALTAARRAAPTDDVASVIANARDPDGQPIAAIDAMSYYLIIATAGHDTTSSSASAGLLELIRHPDELHKLRADPALIPNAIDEIIRWASPVKHFFRTAAADTEVAGVAIAEGEHLMMAYPSANRDDAVFEDPFAFRVDRRNAREHVAFGYGPHVCLGQHLAKMELRILFEELLARFDRFELAGEPAWTQSSFVSGLKRLPIRFS; from the coding sequence ATGATGCAAGCGGGCGCGAACGTGTCGGACGTGGATGCAGCGATCGTCGATCCGACGACCTATGCCGACGAAGAGCGCTATCACGCGCTGATGACGCAGCTGCGGCGCGACGATCCGCTCCACCTTTGCACGCCCCCCGGCTTTCGCCCGTTCCGCGTGGTGACGCGCCATGCCGACATCCGCCGCGTCGAGCTGGATAGCCGCACCTTCATCAACTATCCGCGCATGAACCTCCAGCCGCTGGAGATGGAGGAGCGCGTGATGGCGGCGACCGGCGGACGACGCTACACCGCGCGTCATCTGGTCGTGATGGATGCGCCCGAGCACCAGCATTACCGCGGGCTGACGCAGCGCTGGTTCCTGGGCAAGCAGCTGCGTCCGCTGGAGGATCGCATCCGCGATCTGGCGCGCGAGGCGATCGACGACATGGCCGCGCGCGGCGGCAGCTGCGATTTCGTCGAGGACGTGGCGCTGTGGTTTCCGCTGCGCGTCATCCTGATGACGCTGGGGCTGGGGCGCGACGACGAACGCTTCCTGATGAAGATCACGCAGGAGATCTTCGGTCCCGACGATCCCGACAATCGCCGCTCGACCAGCCCGGATGCGCGGTTCGAGACGATCGCGGAGTTCAGCCGCTGGTGCGACGCCCTCACCGCCGCACGCCGCGCCGCGCCGACCGACGATGTCGCCAGCGTGATCGCCAACGCGCGCGACCCGGACGGGCAGCCGATCGCCGCGATCGACGCCATGTCCTATTATCTCATCATCGCGACGGCGGGGCACGACACGACCAGCTCGTCCGCCTCGGCCGGCCTGCTGGAGCTGATCCGCCACCCCGACGAGCTGCACAAGCTGCGCGCCGATCCGGCGCTGATCCCCAATGCGATCGACGAGATCATCCGCTGGGCAAGCCCGGTGAAGCACTTCTTCCGCACCGCCGCCGCGGACACAGAGGTGGCGGGCGTCGCCATCGCCGAGGGCGAACATCTGATGATGGCCTACCCTTCCGCCAACCGCGACGACGCCGTGTTCGAGGATCCGTTCGCGTTCCGCGTCGACCGGCGCAACGCGCGCGAGCATGTCGCCTTCGGCTATGGCCCGCACGTCTGCCTGGGCCAGCATCTGGCGAAGATGGAATTGCGCATCCTGTTCGAGGAATTGCTGGCACGGTTCGATCGTTTCGAACTGGCGGGCGAGCCGGCGTGGACGCAATCCAGCTTCGTCTCCGGGCTAAAGCGCCTGCCGATCCGCTTTTCCTGA
- a CDS encoding TetR family transcriptional regulator, whose amino-acid sequence MSASEPARPARRTSRRGRRDGADSASATALVKATAALMRERDTLDVSFVEIAERAGLPAGLIGYYFGNKEGLLFAVLERDVKYALAQLDALVASDWSPVDKMRLHLRGVVRAYYKTPYFNRLVQAMTRDASPERVARIAAEFIGPMTKAQGAIMDEGVADGLFREVDRMLFYFSVIGAADAIHASRFILSSVYGVAEVTPDLHRRHAAHIAEVFLRTLLIDPASAAV is encoded by the coding sequence GTGTCCGCTTCCGAACCAGCCCGCCCCGCGCGTCGCACCAGCCGCCGCGGCCGACGCGACGGTGCCGATTCCGCCTCCGCCACCGCCCTGGTGAAGGCGACCGCGGCCTTGATGCGCGAGCGCGATACGCTGGACGTCTCGTTCGTCGAGATCGCCGAGCGCGCCGGCCTGCCCGCGGGGCTGATCGGCTATTATTTCGGCAACAAGGAAGGGCTGCTGTTCGCGGTGCTGGAGCGCGACGTGAAATACGCGCTGGCGCAACTCGACGCGCTGGTGGCATCGGACTGGAGCCCGGTCGACAAGATGCGGCTGCACCTGCGCGGTGTGGTGCGCGCCTATTACAAGACGCCCTATTTCAACCGCCTGGTCCAGGCGATGACGCGCGATGCCTCGCCCGAGCGGGTGGCGCGCATCGCGGCGGAATTCATCGGCCCGATGACCAAAGCGCAGGGTGCGATCATGGACGAGGGCGTCGCCGACGGCCTCTTCCGCGAGGTCGACCGGATGCTGTTCTACTTCTCCGTCATCGGTGCGGCGGACGCGATCCACGCGTCACGCTTCATCCTGTCGTCGGTCTACGGTGTCGCCGAGGTGACGCCCGACCTGCACCGCCGGCATGCCGCGCATATCGCGGAGGTGTTCCTGCGCACCCTGCTGATCGATCCGGCATCCGCCGCCGTTTAA